A single genomic interval of Acidovorax sp. 1608163 harbors:
- a CDS encoding protocatechuate 4,5-dioxygenase subunit alpha — protein sequence MPSKQPPIPGTTPFDGDQARKGYALNKMCFSFNDEANRKAFVADEEAYMRKYGLNEQQAAAIRAKNVLQLIAAGGNAYYLAKFAGIFKLDMQDIGAQQTGMTKDEFKAMLVAAGKD from the coding sequence ATGCCTTCCAAACAGCCCCCGATTCCCGGCACCACGCCGTTCGACGGCGACCAGGCCCGCAAGGGCTATGCGCTGAACAAGATGTGCTTTTCATTCAACGACGAGGCCAACCGCAAGGCCTTTGTGGCCGATGAAGAGGCGTACATGCGCAAGTACGGCCTGAACGAGCAGCAGGCCGCCGCCATCCGCGCCAAGAACGTGCTGCAGCTCATCGCCGCAGGCGGCAACGCCTACTACCTGGCCAAGTTCGCGGGCATCTTCAAGCTGGACATGCAGGACATCGGCGCGCAGCAGACGGGCATGACCAAAGACGAATTCAAGGCGATGCTCGTGGCCGCAGGAAAAGACTAA
- a CDS encoding LysR family transcriptional regulator gives MECMSKFDGSQLDGHLLKLLLAVLETGSITAAAERLGVTQSAVSHLLDKLRAITGDPLFVKRGRGIVPTARAEALAQPARDMLHQMQLFAQGADFDPRAWQTELTIAANDFQRDLLLPALAARLRSAAPGVMLRILPSGAPSAELLRSDACQLVISPRPPDGTDIVQKRLFEDQYRVFYDASVRSAPATEAAYLAADHATVAYEAHRGLDLDRQLQARGVRRRFAVRVPGFAALPAFVRGTALLTTAPSLLARTALAGLASASVPVVCPAMPMYLIWHARYQQDAAHRWLRAEVEGGVGPVLQVSS, from the coding sequence ATCGAATGCATGAGCAAATTCGATGGATCACAGCTGGACGGGCACCTGCTGAAACTGCTGCTGGCGGTGCTAGAGACGGGCAGCATCACGGCGGCGGCCGAGCGCCTGGGCGTCACCCAGTCGGCGGTGAGCCATTTGCTCGACAAGCTGCGCGCCATCACCGGCGACCCGCTGTTTGTGAAGCGCGGGCGCGGCATCGTGCCTACCGCACGCGCCGAGGCCCTGGCCCAGCCCGCGCGCGACATGCTGCACCAGATGCAGCTGTTTGCCCAAGGGGCCGACTTTGACCCGCGCGCCTGGCAGACCGAGCTGACCATCGCCGCCAACGACTTCCAGCGCGATTTGCTGCTGCCCGCGCTGGCCGCGCGACTGCGCAGCGCTGCACCGGGCGTCATGCTGCGCATCCTGCCCAGCGGCGCGCCCAGCGCCGAACTGCTGCGCTCGGACGCGTGCCAGCTCGTCATCAGCCCCCGCCCGCCGGACGGCACGGACATCGTGCAAAAGCGTTTGTTTGAAGACCAGTACCGCGTGTTCTACGACGCCAGCGTGCGCAGCGCCCCCGCCACCGAGGCCGCCTACCTGGCCGCCGACCACGCCACCGTGGCGTATGAAGCGCACCGTGGGCTGGACCTGGACCGCCAACTGCAGGCCCGTGGCGTGCGCCGCCGCTTCGCCGTGCGCGTGCCGGGCTTTGCGGCGCTACCCGCGTTTGTGCGCGGCACCGCGCTGCTCACCACGGCCCCGTCGCTGCTGGCCCGTACCGCCCTGGCAGGCCTGGCCAGCGCGTCCGTGCCTGTGGTGTGCCCGGCCATGCCGATGTATTTGATCTGGCATGCGCGGTATCAGCAGGATGCGGCGCATCGGTGGCTGAGGGCCGAGGTGGAGGGGGGGGTGGGGCCGGTGTTGCAGGTATCCAGTTGA
- a CDS encoding gamma-glutamyl-gamma-aminobutyrate hydrolase family protein: MPDAPRLKIGLSACFQHADPTRPLFTNKTLQYVEQSIAHWIMSSGAIVVMVPCPTGETARGDVTLQHYAEWLDGVVMHGGADVWPGNYGEEPLREEWVGDRVRDIYDLALVKAFAEVGKPIFGVCRGLQLINVAFGGALYQDIETQHPGARQHRNATTYDQHFHDIQIVPGSRLAQLYPEAPRARVNSIHHQGIKRVAPEFEVEALSEPDGVPEAIRLKPAPGRGYIAATQWHPEFHKKGSDTLDDTAILQDFLAACVEARKHPVRPGKPVGLKDRATRLLKTALRKDRQRVEEGH; this comes from the coding sequence ATGCCCGACGCCCCCCGCCTCAAAATCGGCCTGTCCGCCTGCTTCCAGCACGCCGACCCCACCCGCCCCCTGTTCACCAATAAGACGCTGCAGTACGTCGAGCAATCCATCGCGCACTGGATCATGTCGTCCGGCGCCATCGTCGTGATGGTGCCCTGCCCCACGGGCGAGACCGCACGAGGCGACGTGACCCTGCAGCACTATGCGGAGTGGCTGGATGGCGTGGTGATGCACGGCGGCGCCGACGTGTGGCCCGGCAACTATGGCGAAGAACCTCTGCGTGAAGAATGGGTGGGCGACCGCGTGCGCGACATCTACGACCTAGCCCTGGTCAAAGCCTTTGCCGAAGTGGGCAAACCCATCTTTGGCGTGTGCCGGGGCCTGCAGCTCATCAACGTGGCCTTTGGCGGCGCTCTGTACCAGGACATCGAAACCCAGCACCCCGGCGCACGGCAGCACCGCAACGCCACCACCTACGACCAGCACTTCCACGACATCCAGATCGTTCCCGGCTCGCGCCTGGCCCAGCTCTACCCCGAGGCGCCCCGTGCGCGGGTGAACAGCATCCACCACCAGGGCATCAAGCGTGTGGCCCCCGAGTTTGAGGTCGAAGCCCTGAGCGAACCCGACGGCGTGCCCGAAGCCATCCGCCTCAAGCCCGCCCCCGGGCGCGGCTACATCGCGGCCACCCAGTGGCACCCGGAGTTTCATAAAAAAGGCTCGGACACGCTGGACGACACGGCCATCCTGCAGGACTTTTTGGCGGCCTGTGTGGAGGCACGCAAGCACCCGGTGCGGCCGGGCAAGCCGGTGGGACTCAAGGACCGGGCGACGCGGTTGCTGAAAACGGCGCTGCGCAAGGACCGCCAGCGCGTCGAAGAAGGTCACTGA
- a CDS encoding IS5 family transposase (programmed frameshift) gives MRAKYPSDISPEQFEPIRALLESARKSTRPRSVDLYEVFCAVLYLLRTGCQWRALPSDFPKWRTVHAYFAIWSEPREGGSLLEQALKNQVGAAREKLGRNASSTFLIVDAQSVKNTETAGSKGYDAGKKVSGIKRHIAVDTLGLPHAVAVTTAEVTDRKGALQALQRCKPALSRVQALLCDSGYVGRPFAQGVQDILGGHVVAQIAKRSELHTFKVMPQRWVVERSFAWLEKNRRLWKNCERLLNTSLQFVHLAFLALLLKRS, from the exons ATGAGAGCCAAGTACCCCAGCGACATTAGCCCCGAGCAATTTGAACCCATCCGTGCCTTGCTGGAGAGTGCCCGCAAGAGTACGCGCCCACGCAGTGTTGATCTGTATGAGGTGTTCTGCGCAGTGCTCTATTTGCTGCGCACCGGTTGCCAGTGGCGGGCGTTGCCCAGTGACTTTCCCAAGTGGCGCACGGTGCATGCGTACTTTGCCATCTGGAGCGAGCCGCGTGAGGGAGGCAGCCTGCTGGAGCAGGCTTTA AAAAATCAGGTTGGCGCGGCCCGAGAGAAACTGGGGCGCAACGCCTCAAGCACGTTCTTGATCGTGGACGCGCAGAGCGTGAAGAACACGGAAACGGCGGGCAGCAAGGGCTATGACGCGGGCAAGAAAGTCTCGGGAATCAAGCGCCATATTGCAGTGGACACGCTAGGGCTGCCGCACGCCGTTGCGGTGACGACGGCAGAGGTGACGGACCGCAAAGGGGCTTTGCAGGCACTGCAGCGCTGCAAACCTGCTTTGAGCCGGGTGCAAGCCCTGTTGTGTGACAGCGGCTATGTGGGCCGGCCGTTTGCCCAGGGCGTCCAAGACATTCTGGGCGGACACGTCGTGGCACAGATCGCCAAGCGCAGTGAACTGCATACGTTCAAGGTGATGCCCCAGCGTTGGGTGGTGGAGCGCAGCTTTGCCTGGTTGGAGAAGAACAGGCGGTTGTGGAAGAACTGCGAGAGGTTGCTGAACACCAGCTTGCAGTTCGTCCATCTGGCATTCTTGGCTCTGCTGCTCAAAAGATCTTGA
- the cobA gene encoding uroporphyrinogen-III C-methyltransferase, with the protein MSPMNDATGTAADRACAAQSPCPQAGHVTLVGAGPGDPDLLTRKAYRALQSATLVLYDHLVGPAVLDCIAPGAERIYVGKESSRHTLPQEQIIELMVRLAQSGRSLVRLKGGDGYIFGRGGEEVQALAQAGIGFDVVPGITAAQGAGASVGIPLTHRDHACTLVFATGHLREDRTVGLDWELLARPRQTVVIYMGVGALPAICSQLIAHGLPADTPAAVVENATLPTERCLAATLATLPALAVAEKVQPPALIMVGQVVQLHALLAHPGIALQAQPAAAEAARQAPELVTA; encoded by the coding sequence ATGAGCCCGATGAACGACGCGACCGGCACCGCCGCAGACAGGGCCTGCGCGGCCCAAAGCCCATGCCCGCAGGCGGGTCATGTCACGCTGGTAGGCGCGGGCCCCGGCGACCCGGATCTGCTCACCCGCAAGGCCTACCGCGCGCTGCAAAGCGCCACCCTGGTGCTGTACGACCACCTGGTCGGCCCCGCCGTGCTGGACTGCATCGCCCCCGGTGCCGAGCGCATCTACGTGGGCAAGGAGTCCTCGCGCCACACTCTGCCGCAAGAGCAGATCATTGAACTGATGGTGCGCCTGGCCCAAAGCGGCCGCAGCCTGGTGCGCCTGAAGGGCGGCGACGGCTACATCTTTGGGCGCGGCGGCGAAGAAGTGCAGGCCCTGGCGCAAGCGGGCATTGGCTTTGACGTGGTGCCGGGCATCACGGCGGCGCAGGGCGCAGGGGCCTCGGTAGGCATCCCACTGACGCACCGCGACCACGCCTGCACCCTGGTGTTTGCCACCGGCCACCTGCGCGAAGACCGCACCGTGGGGCTGGACTGGGAACTGCTGGCCCGCCCCCGCCAAACCGTGGTGATTTACATGGGTGTGGGTGCCCTGCCCGCCATCTGCAGCCAGCTCATCGCCCACGGCCTGCCCGCCGACACACCCGCTGCCGTGGTGGAAAACGCCACGCTGCCCACCGAGCGCTGCCTGGCCGCCACCCTGGCCACCCTGCCCGCACTGGCCGTGGCCGAGAAGGTGCAGCCCCCGGCCCTCATCATGGTGGGCCAGGTGGTGCAGCTGCACGCGCTGCTGGCGCACCCCGGCATCGCCTTGCAAGCCCAGCCTGCCGCAGCAGAGGCCGCCCGCCAGGCGCCGGAGCTGGTCACTGCCTGA
- a CDS encoding cytochrome c → MTHNPLSPQASPVRARLGAACLAWCAGLGLAGMAVAQPAPAAPSPERQGALVRMVRQDCGSCHGMRLTGGLGPALTPQALEGKPLLSMASTIYGGRPGTPMPGWSAMLTQDEAQWVAQQLADGFPEEPRRPAR, encoded by the coding sequence ATGACACACAACCCCCTCTCCCCGCAGGCCAGCCCGGTGCGTGCGCGCCTGGGCGCCGCCTGTCTGGCCTGGTGTGCCGGCCTGGGGCTGGCAGGCATGGCTGTCGCGCAACCTGCCCCCGCCGCCCCCAGCCCCGAGCGCCAGGGCGCGCTGGTGCGCATGGTGCGGCAAGACTGCGGCTCGTGCCACGGCATGCGCCTGACGGGCGGGCTGGGCCCGGCCCTCACGCCCCAGGCGCTGGAGGGCAAGCCCCTGCTGTCCATGGCTTCCACCATCTACGGCGGCCGCCCTGGCACTCCCATGCCGGGCTGGAGCGCCATGCTCACCCAGGACGAAGCCCAGTGGGTGGCGCAGCAACTGGCCGATGGCTTTCCTGAAGAACCCCGGAGACCCGCTCGATGA
- a CDS encoding cytochrome D1 domain-containing protein, with protein MHRRGWLSLATSAAVAASPLWASGCAALADGAAPTADTLRGTGDLGVVIQRARGAITVVNTSQRTLLGEVTGLGDLSHASVVFSRDGRYAYVFGRDGGLTQVDLLRERTVHRVMQAGNSIGGAISADGTLVAAQNYVPGGVKVFDAKTLALLADLPATYGTGQRSRVVGLVDLPQRRFAYSLFDADAICIADCADPAHPRVHTLEGIGRQPYDALVTPDGRYYIAGLFGEDGLAMVDLWEPKPVVRRILAGYGRGQQPLPVYKMPHLRGWAVAGRHAYLPAIGRHEVLVVDTTTWQEVGRIPVAGQPVFVMARPDGRQMWVNFAVPDYDQVQVIDTPSQRVVDTLRPGKAVLHMEFTPRGDAVWISCRDDHLVRVIDTATRQTLATLAVDAPSGIFFTARAQRMGF; from the coding sequence ATGCACCGGCGCGGCTGGCTGTCCTTGGCGACCAGCGCTGCGGTGGCGGCCTCTCCCCTGTGGGCCAGCGGCTGCGCGGCCCTGGCCGATGGTGCGGCGCCCACCGCCGACACCCTGCGCGGCACGGGCGATCTGGGCGTGGTCATCCAGCGCGCACGGGGCGCCATCACGGTGGTCAACACCAGCCAGCGCACCTTGCTGGGCGAGGTGACCGGGCTGGGCGATCTGTCGCACGCCTCGGTGGTGTTCTCGCGCGATGGGCGCTATGCCTATGTGTTCGGGCGCGATGGCGGCCTCACGCAGGTGGACCTGCTGCGCGAGCGCACGGTGCACCGGGTGATGCAGGCGGGCAACTCCATTGGCGGCGCCATCAGCGCCGATGGCACGCTGGTGGCGGCACAAAACTACGTGCCCGGCGGCGTGAAGGTGTTTGACGCGAAAACCTTGGCCCTGCTGGCCGATCTGCCCGCCACCTACGGCACTGGGCAGCGTTCGCGCGTGGTGGGCCTGGTGGACTTGCCCCAGCGCCGCTTTGCCTACAGCCTGTTCGATGCCGACGCCATTTGCATTGCCGACTGCGCCGACCCGGCCCACCCGCGCGTGCACACGCTCGAAGGCATTGGCCGCCAGCCGTACGACGCGCTGGTCACCCCCGACGGGCGCTACTACATCGCAGGCCTGTTTGGCGAAGACGGGCTGGCCATGGTGGACCTGTGGGAGCCCAAGCCCGTGGTGCGGCGCATTCTGGCGGGCTATGGCCGGGGCCAGCAACCCTTGCCGGTGTACAAGATGCCGCACCTGCGCGGCTGGGCCGTGGCCGGGCGCCATGCCTACCTGCCCGCCATTGGCCGCCACGAGGTGCTGGTGGTGGACACCACCACCTGGCAAGAGGTGGGCCGCATCCCGGTGGCCGGGCAACCGGTGTTCGTGATGGCCCGGCCCGATGGCCGCCAGATGTGGGTGAACTTTGCCGTGCCCGATTACGACCAGGTGCAGGTCATCGACACCCCCAGCCAGCGCGTGGTGGACACGCTGCGCCCCGGCAAAGCGGTGCTGCACATGGAGTTCACGCCGCGCGGCGACGCGGTGTGGATCAGCTGCCGCGACGACCACCTGGTGCGCGTCATCGACACCGCCACGCGCCAGACCCTGGCCACGCTGGCGGTGGATGCGCCCAGTGGCATCTTCTTCACGGCGCGTGCACAGCGCATGGGGTTCTGA
- a CDS encoding Lrp/AsnC family transcriptional regulator: MQAVPDPAAPSLASPSPSPYPSPAQRLSLLNAWQRGFPLCDEPFAVVGAALDMPSAQVLQAYRQLAQEGALSRIGAVFAPGSGGASVLAAMAVPPDRLEAVAAVVSAHSGVNHNYERENAYNLWFVLTGASDAQVEQAMVALEAATGLSALRLPMLQPYRIDLAFDLATGLTAGPCIGPVAVGCAALPASQAPHGPRAAATAVLADADWPLAALAEAGLPLVEQPYAAWAQALGTTAAQVQARLQQWVHTGVLSRFGVVVRHHELGFAANAMTVLDVPDAQVDAAGRALAAQPGVTLAYRRARATGWPYNLYFMVHGAHRQAVEQVLASALERSGLAAVPRAVLFSRRRFKQTGGRRFGSATPVAPQGVVQGVADAVH; encoded by the coding sequence ATGCAAGCCGTGCCCGACCCTGCTGCGCCGTCCCTGGCCAGCCCAAGCCCTAGTCCCTATCCCAGCCCAGCGCAGCGGCTGTCGCTTCTCAACGCCTGGCAGCGCGGCTTTCCGCTGTGTGATGAACCGTTTGCCGTGGTGGGCGCGGCCCTGGACATGCCCAGCGCCCAGGTGCTGCAGGCATACCGGCAGCTCGCGCAAGAGGGCGCCCTCAGCCGCATTGGCGCCGTGTTTGCGCCGGGCAGCGGCGGTGCCTCGGTGCTGGCCGCCATGGCCGTGCCGCCCGACCGGCTGGAAGCCGTGGCCGCTGTGGTCTCGGCGCACTCTGGCGTCAACCACAACTACGAGCGCGAAAACGCCTACAACCTGTGGTTTGTGCTGACCGGCGCCAGCGATGCCCAGGTAGAGCAGGCGATGGTGGCGCTGGAAGCTGCCACGGGCCTGAGCGCACTGCGCCTGCCCATGCTGCAGCCCTACCGCATTGACCTGGCCTTTGACTTGGCGACTGGCCTGACAGCGGGGCCGTGCATTGGCCCTGTGGCTGTGGGCTGCGCTGCGCTGCCCGCCTCACAAGCCCCCCATGGCCCGCGCGCTGCGGCCACGGCAGTGTTGGCCGATGCCGATTGGCCCCTGGCCGCGCTGGCCGAGGCGGGTTTGCCCCTGGTGGAGCAGCCCTACGCCGCATGGGCGCAGGCCCTGGGCACCACCGCCGCACAGGTGCAGGCGCGCCTGCAGCAGTGGGTGCACACCGGCGTGCTCAGCCGCTTTGGCGTGGTGGTGCGGCACCACGAACTGGGCTTTGCCGCCAACGCCATGACGGTGCTGGACGTGCCCGATGCCCAGGTGGATGCCGCAGGCCGCGCCCTGGCCGCCCAGCCGGGGGTGACCCTGGCCTACCGCCGTGCCCGTGCCACGGGCTGGCCGTACAACCTGTATTTCATGGTGCATGGCGCCCACCGCCAGGCGGTGGAGCAGGTGCTGGCCAGCGCGCTGGAGCGCAGTGGGCTGGCCGCCGTGCCGCGCGCGGTGCTGTTCTCGCGCCGCCGCTTCAAGCAAACGGGGGGGCGCCGCTTTGGGTCTGCCACCCCGGTGGCGCCGCAGGGTGTTGTGCAGGGGGTGGCCGATGCCGTCCATTGA
- a CDS encoding Lrp/AsnC family transcriptional regulator, translating to MPSIDDLRLMAYLHGGFPLVDEPYAAVAQALGTSEQDVLQRLQRLLGDGYLSRFGPLFQIERAGGQFVLAALSAPEAQFDVVAVQVNALPEVAHNYRREHALNMWFVVAAESPAQATQVLQRIEDTTGLKVHAFPKEREYRVELRLPLLPPGEALPTPQEVPHGAGCV from the coding sequence ATGCCGTCCATTGACGACCTGCGTTTGATGGCCTACTTGCACGGCGGCTTTCCGCTGGTGGACGAGCCCTATGCCGCCGTGGCGCAGGCTCTGGGCACCTCCGAGCAGGATGTGCTGCAGCGTCTGCAGCGTTTGCTGGGTGATGGCTACCTCAGCCGCTTTGGCCCGCTGTTCCAGATCGAGCGCGCGGGCGGGCAGTTTGTGCTGGCCGCTTTGTCGGCCCCCGAGGCGCAGTTTGACGTGGTGGCCGTGCAGGTCAACGCCCTGCCCGAGGTGGCCCACAACTACCGGCGCGAACACGCCCTGAACATGTGGTTTGTGGTGGCAGCCGAGTCGCCCGCGCAGGCGACTCAGGTGCTGCAGCGCATTGAAGACACCACGGGCTTGAAGGTCCATGCCTTTCCCAAGGAGCGTGAATACCGCGTGGAGCTGCGCCTGCCGCTGCTGCCGCCCGGTGAAGCGCTGCCAACACCGCAGGAGGTGCCCCATGGCGCTGGATGCGTTTGA
- a CDS encoding AsnC family transcriptional regulator: MALDAFDRALIAATQAGLPLVPRPYDAVGAALGVSGERVRQRLGELLHTGLVRRIGAVPHHYRLGFTANGMSVWDVADEQVDALAQQVALLPGVSHCYLRPRSLPVWPYNLFAMLHGRSRDEVAEQAADLAQLLGPHCRQHDILYSSAVLKKTGLRLKED; this comes from the coding sequence ATGGCGCTGGATGCGTTTGACCGGGCGCTGATCGCCGCCACCCAGGCCGGTCTGCCCCTGGTGCCCCGCCCCTACGACGCTGTGGGCGCTGCCCTGGGCGTGAGCGGTGAGCGCGTGCGCCAGCGGCTGGGTGAGCTATTGCACACCGGTCTGGTGCGCCGCATCGGTGCTGTGCCCCACCACTACCGGCTGGGCTTTACCGCCAACGGCATGAGCGTGTGGGACGTGGCCGATGAGCAGGTGGACGCGCTGGCCCAGCAGGTGGCGCTGCTGCCGGGTGTGAGCCACTGCTACTTGCGCCCCCGCAGCCTGCCCGTGTGGCCCTACAACCTGTTCGCCATGCTGCATGGGCGCAGCCGCGATGAAGTGGCCGAGCAGGCCGCCGACCTCGCCCAACTGCTGGGGCCGCACTGCCGCCAGCACGACATTCTGTATTCCAGTGCAGTGCTCAAGAAGACAGGCCTGCGCCTGAAGGAAGACTAA
- the nirJ gene encoding heme d1 biosynthesis radical SAM protein NirJ, which yields MFRISQYMRELAQAEATGQYPVPSLRRGTQGRKAPGPVVIWNLIRRCNLTCKHCYALSADHDYAGELSTEEVFTVMDDLRAYSVPVLILSGGEPLMRPDLFDIAARARAMGFYVGLSTNGTLIDEPMADRVAAAGFDYVGISLDGLKPTHDKFRRLDGAFDRSLAAVRHLDARGVKVGLRFTMTSMNAHDLPALLALMREEGAQKFYFSHLNYAGRGNIHRGKDAHFTATREALDLLFERAWQAALDGRDEDYVTGNNDADGAYLLQWVQQRLPRWQAPLRERLQAWGGNASGVNVANIDNLGHVHPDTMWWHHDLGSVRERPFSAIWADTSDPLMAGLKAHPRPVEGRCAACQYFSLCGGNTRVRAQQLTGNAWAPDPGCYLSDEETGTEHLAVAVPVAQHPVHFMEVSHAQ from the coding sequence ATGTTTCGCATTAGCCAATACATGCGCGAGCTGGCCCAGGCCGAAGCCACGGGCCAATACCCTGTGCCCTCTTTGCGCCGGGGCACGCAAGGCCGCAAGGCCCCCGGCCCGGTGGTCATCTGGAACCTGATTCGCCGCTGCAACCTCACCTGCAAGCACTGCTACGCCCTGTCGGCCGACCACGACTACGCAGGCGAGCTGAGCACCGAGGAGGTGTTCACCGTGATGGACGATTTGCGTGCCTACAGCGTGCCGGTGCTGATCCTCTCGGGCGGCGAGCCGCTGATGCGCCCGGACCTGTTCGACATTGCGGCGCGTGCGCGCGCCATGGGTTTTTATGTGGGCCTGTCGACCAATGGCACGCTCATCGACGAGCCCATGGCCGACCGCGTGGCCGCCGCAGGCTTTGACTATGTGGGCATCAGCCTCGATGGCCTCAAGCCCACGCACGACAAGTTCCGCCGCCTCGACGGTGCGTTTGACCGCAGCCTGGCCGCCGTGCGCCACCTGGACGCACGCGGCGTGAAGGTGGGCCTGCGCTTCACGATGACCTCGATGAACGCGCACGACTTGCCCGCCTTGCTGGCGCTGATGCGCGAGGAGGGCGCGCAGAAGTTCTACTTCTCGCACCTCAACTACGCGGGGCGCGGCAACATCCACCGGGGCAAGGACGCGCACTTCACCGCCACGCGCGAGGCGCTGGACTTGCTGTTTGAGCGCGCCTGGCAAGCCGCGCTGGACGGGCGTGACGAAGACTACGTGACGGGCAACAACGACGCCGACGGTGCCTACCTGCTGCAGTGGGTGCAGCAGCGCTTGCCGCGCTGGCAGGCCCCCTTGCGCGAGCGCCTGCAGGCCTGGGGCGGTAACGCCAGCGGGGTCAACGTGGCCAACATCGACAACCTGGGCCACGTGCACCCCGACACCATGTGGTGGCACCACGACCTGGGCAGCGTGCGCGAGCGGCCGTTTTCTGCCATATGGGCGGACACCAGCGATCCGCTGATGGCGGGCCTCAAGGCCCACCCACGGCCGGTGGAAGGGCGTTGCGCGGCGTGCCAATACTTCAGCCTGTGTGGCGGCAACACCCGGGTGCGTGCGCAGCAGCTCACCGGCAATGCCTGGGCGCCTGACCCCGGCTGCTACCTGAGCGATGAAGAGACCGGCACCGAGCACCTGGCCGTGGCTGTGCCAGTGGCCCAGCACCCCGTGCATTTCATGGAGGTGAGCCATGCGCAGTGA
- a CDS encoding nitrite reductase has product MRSDRFARTARWIALCLAAATGVWAAAGAAWAQAPAPSANAVATAATANLPNAPALYQQHCAVCHAPQRTGAMGPALLPESLERVRPAEVLRVIGQGRPATQMPAFAATLSAAEIQALAQWVRSPAPVAPTWGNEDIRASRVVTPAPADEPAKPVWSADPMNLFVVVEGGDHHVSVLDGDKLEVITRFASRYALHGGPKFTPDGRYVFFGSRDGWITKYDLWRLRVVAEVRAGLNMRNVAVSGDGRWVMAANYLPRNVVLFDADLNLVRNYPATTLDGKQASRVSAVYDATPRRSFVVALKDVPELWEISYDPAAAPIHDGYVHDYRMGESIAKPGFQGVRRTALEEPLDDFFFDQTYTYVLGATRPRQAEGAGASSKPDAAAPAAAAPGATAQVVNLDIRRKVADLPIAGMPHLGSGITFAWNGTTVLASPNLQGGAIDVVDMKTWKPVRTIATPGPGFFMRSHEKTPYAWTDSMMSPSAKDTLTIIDKRTLAVVAQVREPGKTLAHIEFTKDGRYALASVWEMDGAVVVYDAQTFKEVKRLPMSKPVGKYNVWNKISRSEGTSH; this is encoded by the coding sequence ATGCGCAGTGACCGCTTTGCCCGCACCGCGCGCTGGATCGCGCTGTGCCTTGCCGCCGCCACGGGCGTGTGGGCAGCCGCTGGTGCTGCATGGGCGCAAGCCCCCGCGCCCAGCGCTAACGCGGTTGCTACGGCCGCTACGGCCAATCTGCCCAATGCACCGGCCCTGTACCAGCAGCACTGCGCTGTGTGCCACGCCCCGCAGCGCACGGGTGCCATGGGCCCGGCCCTGCTGCCCGAGAGCCTGGAGCGCGTACGCCCGGCCGAGGTGCTGCGCGTCATCGGCCAGGGCCGCCCCGCCACGCAGATGCCCGCGTTTGCCGCCACGCTGAGCGCCGCCGAAATCCAGGCACTGGCGCAGTGGGTGCGCAGCCCAGCGCCCGTTGCGCCCACCTGGGGCAACGAGGACATCCGTGCGTCCCGCGTGGTCACCCCCGCGCCAGCCGATGAGCCCGCCAAGCCGGTGTGGTCTGCCGACCCCATGAACCTGTTCGTGGTGGTGGAAGGGGGCGACCACCATGTGTCGGTGCTCGATGGCGACAAGCTCGAAGTCATCACCCGCTTTGCCAGTCGCTACGCGTTGCATGGCGGCCCCAAGTTCACGCCCGATGGGCGTTATGTGTTCTTTGGCTCGCGCGATGGCTGGATCACCAAGTACGACCTGTGGCGCCTGCGTGTGGTGGCCGAGGTGCGTGCGGGCCTGAACATGCGCAACGTGGCCGTGAGCGGCGACGGGCGCTGGGTGATGGCCGCCAACTACCTGCCGCGCAATGTGGTGCTGTTCGATGCCGACCTGAACCTGGTGCGCAACTACCCCGCCACCACGCTGGACGGCAAGCAGGCATCACGCGTATCAGCGGTGTACGACGCCACGCCGCGCCGCAGCTTTGTGGTGGCCCTCAAGGACGTGCCCGAGCTGTGGGAGATTTCGTACGACCCGGCGGCCGCGCCCATCCACGACGGCTATGTGCACGACTACCGCATGGGCGAGTCGATTGCCAAGCCGGGCTTCCAAGGCGTGCGGCGCACAGCGCTGGAGGAGCCGCTGGACGACTTCTTCTTTGACCAGACCTACACCTACGTGCTGGGCGCCACGCGCCCACGGCAGGCAGAAGGCGCTGGCGCTTCTAGCAAGCCTGATGCAGCAGCCCCAGCGGCGGCGGCCCCTGGCGCCACCGCCCAGGTGGTGAACCTGGACATCCGTCGCAAGGTGGCCGACCTGCCCATTGCCGGCATGCCGCACCTGGGCTCGGGCATCACCTTTGCCTGGAACGGCACCACCGTGCTGGCCAGTCCCAATCTGCAAGGGGGCGCCATCGACGTGGTGGACATGAAGACCTGGAAGCCTGTGCGCACCATTGCCACGCCCGGCCCCGGCTTCTTCATGCGCAGCCATGAGAAGACGCCCTATGCCTGGACCGATTCCATGATGAGCCCCAGCGCAAAAGACACGCTCACCATCATCGACAAGCGCACGCTGGCAGTGGTGGCCCAGGTGCGGGAGCCGGGCAAGACGCTGGCGCACATCGAGTTCACCAAGGACGGTCGCTACGCCCTGGCCAGCGTGTGGGAGATGGACGGCGCCGTGGTGGTGTACGACGCGCAGACCTTCAAAGAGGTCAAGCGCCTGCCCATGAGCAAGCCCGTGGGCAAGTACAACGTGTGGAACAAGATCTCGCGCAGCGAAGGCACCTCGCACTAG